TCCTCGGTGGGCTTGGTGACCTGAAAGAGCATCTGCCTGATGGGAGCGAATCCGTTTTCGATGGTGATCTGCACACGGGGGAAGAACACATTGGGGAATACACCCTGCGTGATGGTGCCCGAGAGAATAATTCCGACAAATGCAAGGATGCAGACCAGGAAGAATATAGCGATCTTGTTTTTGAGCAGATACAGGAAAAAGGAATCTTTCATCTTACCGCCACATTCATCTGATCGGATAGAAGATAAGCATTTTCAACAACCAGGGCATCGTCCGGCCCCAGATCATTCCGTATCACCACCCGGTCGAGATAATCCTTGATAGCCGTTATCGTTTTCTTGTAGGCGACATCGTTCCTGACCACAAAGACAACCGGTTTCCCCTCATCAAGCACAACGGCGGATTTGGGGATAATGAGCCCCGCCACTTCGGTGAGCCTGAAGGTCACTTTTACCTCGAGATTCACGGGAATCGGCTTATTGGGGGATACTATCGCCCCGATGAGGTTTGCATCGGCATCGGGAAAAATGGACAGAACCCTGCCGGAAACGGTCATGCTGTTGCATGAAATATTCACCGGGTCACCCGGAACAGGAAGAATCGCCTGGTCGAAGGGAATGAATACCTTGATCAGTTCGTCCTCGAGCGATATGATTTCAGCCACCGTCTGCCCATAGGTCACATAGCTCTGCTCCGGCAGGATATCGGAGATATATCCTTCCCTGCCGGCGACGATACGGTAATTATCTTCCCTCATCCTGAGCCGTTCATAGACGATTTCCTGATCGCGCACTTCCGTTCTGAGGGCATTCAACTCCTGTTTCATGGAGATGAGATCGCGTTCCGAGAGTATCCCCAGAGTGAGCATCTCACCGGCCGAACTCACTTTTTTCTCCAGTTCATCGAGTGTTGTTCTGCTGGTCTGCAGTTTGTCCCGTTGAATCGCAAGTTCACGGTCGAGTTCGCTGTTTTCCAGAAGCGCTATCGTCTGCCCCTGTTTCACCCGTTCTCCAACCGCCACAGAAACCGTCCTGATTTTCCCTTCCGAAAGCGCGGCAGCCGATATGCTTTTTTTCGCGATCACTCTGCCCTGTGCGGTGAATTCGAGGGAATCGGAAATTCCGACAGGATGGGTTACCCTGACCTCCACCCGTATTTCCGGCGATGCAGCTTCTTCAGCCGTTTCGCTTCCCGGAAAAAGCTTCCCGGCAAGGAATATGACGGCGATGACTGCCAGAACCGCTCCGCCTCCGATGATCAGTCTTTTATTCAAAAGTAGATATCTCCTTGTGAAAGGTGGGAGAGGTACTGATTGGTCTGATGATACCTGGAAAATGTGGTGATATAGTCTTCGCGGATCGTTATGTCTTCCCTGAACGCATCGAAAAGAGCGATGAAATCCACAAACCGCTTCTTATAACCGGCGGTCAGTTTTTCAAGATTGTCTGCGGACAGGTCACGGGCTACCCTCAGATTCTCCAGCATTTCCCGCTGTGCGTTCATTTCCCGGATAGTGTTCAGGTATAGTGACATGTATTGCGAACGGGCTGTCTCAGCTTCGCTCTCGATGCTTTTCATCCGTGCCCGGGAGGAGGCGATTCGAAATCCGCGACCGCCATCCAGCAGCTTGAATCTGAGATTCGCCGACACCACCTTCTGATCGCCTGTGCTCTCCGGCTCGTTGTTCTGAATAAGCGATCCCCCGACCTGGAGATCGGGAAAACGGCTCCAGTTCTCTTTTCGAATATCGAGTTCAACCTGTTTCTTTTCAAGATCGTAGACAGCGAGCTCCGGGGTGTGTGCAAGTAAATCATCCACCGTCACCTGGGTATTTCCGGTCAAAACGTCCTCTTCCACAGTGATGTCTGTCAGGCCGGTCAGCATGCGAAGCGTCTCTTTCAGGCGCGCGATTTCCATCTTATCCGAGAGGAGAGAGTTCTGACGGCTCAGTTTCTCGATTGTCCACCGGTTGATCTCGGAAGCGGGAAAAACGCCGTTTTCAACTCCCGTATCGACCAGGAGAATGTTCTTGTCTATCCACTCCAGGCTTTCCTCATGAACGGCGAGCAGCCGGGTGTTCATCAAAAGAGCGAAATACGCCTCGGCGACATCGGAGAATATCCTTTTTTTCTCGACATCTGAGAGAGATTTGTTTTTTTGTATCTCGTACCCGGTGATACCCCGGTCCAATCCCTTTTTGTTGAATATATCGATGGTGTCGAATATGCTCATATCGTTGTTTGGATATGCTCCAAAGTTCCGTGTATCGAGGTTGTAATAGTTGGCTTCCACATCGACATCCAGCACCCGCTGCCATCCCAGACCGGTACGTTCGCTTTTAAGAGACTGTTCTTTGTACTCGTAGGATCGGAGCGACGGGAAATACCGAATCGCGCTCTGATAGAGAGACATCAGGGTGTCGGCCTCGGCAGGCCGGGGCAGTGAAAGAGCGAAACCACATACAACGAGCAAGAGGGCGGTCATGAGTTTTTTCATTGGACCATGTTCGGGACTATAATCAAAGAATCCATGATTCCACATCAATAGTGTCCGGTTAAATTTCATTTCAATCTGTATAATGTATTGAAAACGCTCTGGATTTCAATGAATCTACACAATGCTTGATGTACTATCGCTTATTATTTACAACAGCCCCCTTCGGCGCTTACGCGCCTGTTTCCCCCGGGGGGCAACATATTGTTGTGCTTGCAGTTATGTCCTGCCCCCTTGAGGGGGAAGGATGTCACGAAGTGACAGAAAGGGGGCTTTTTTAAAATTTATCCGGACAGTTCGGATTCCCCATATCAAATTCATGAGCAACCATAGTTCACACTGATTCCATTATGAAAATATATTACTTAATCATAGTTCTTTTGCAAGTATTTTATTACACGAAACCTATGTAATAACGAATTTCATTGACAAATCAGGTTGAATACCTCAACTTTCCGACTTATGAAGAGA
This genomic interval from bacterium contains the following:
- a CDS encoding efflux RND transporter periplasmic adaptor subunit — encoded protein: MNKRLIIGGGAVLAVIAVIFLAGKLFPGSETAEEAASPEIRVEVRVTHPVGISDSLEFTAQGRVIAKKSISAAALSEGKIRTVSVAVGERVKQGQTIALLENSELDRELAIQRDKLQTSRTTLDELEKKVSSAGEMLTLGILSERDLISMKQELNALRTEVRDQEIVYERLRMREDNYRIVAGREGYISDILPEQSYVTYGQTVAEIISLEDELIKVFIPFDQAILPVPGDPVNISCNSMTVSGRVLSIFPDADANLIGAIVSPNKPIPVNLEVKVTFRLTEVAGLIIPKSAVVLDEGKPVVFVVRNDVAYKKTITAIKDYLDRVVIRNDLGPDDALVVENAYLLSDQMNVAVR
- a CDS encoding TolC family protein, giving the protein MKKLMTALLLVVCGFALSLPRPAEADTLMSLYQSAIRYFPSLRSYEYKEQSLKSERTGLGWQRVLDVDVEANYYNLDTRNFGAYPNNDMSIFDTIDIFNKKGLDRGITGYEIQKNKSLSDVEKKRIFSDVAEAYFALLMNTRLLAVHEESLEWIDKNILLVDTGVENGVFPASEINRWTIEKLSRQNSLLSDKMEIARLKETLRMLTGLTDITVEEDVLTGNTQVTVDDLLAHTPELAVYDLEKKQVELDIRKENWSRFPDLQVGGSLIQNNEPESTGDQKVVSANLRFKLLDGGRGFRIASSRARMKSIESEAETARSQYMSLYLNTIREMNAQREMLENLRVARDLSADNLEKLTAGYKKRFVDFIALFDAFREDITIREDYITTFSRYHQTNQYLSHLSQGDIYF